One genomic segment of Streptomyces sp. TLI_146 includes these proteins:
- a CDS encoding serine protease, with protein sequence MESLVTSSADGDPVAAKPSELGGPAAAVAQILTGAGVAAGAGFLVPGGVVVTCAHVVRDAGRGPGDEVEVRFPQATGAPKARGRVLTGPWRRPEAEDTAVIQLDQAPPFVPELLVGLAHGAKGRPAWSFGFPSSTFDGGHEGTATAGGPLRVLDHWVLQLHDANTVARGFSGAPVVDTQTGLVIGMVTSLPGADPHQRGLNTAYATPGEILREVWPGLKPLDVCPYQDFRAFTYERARWFHGRDRAKEQLLRHLVGRRHGVLLQGPSGSGKSSLVQAGVLPELPSGWRSVVARPARGLGADLERAGLPGAAGGGILASAQRFLAESSGTEHLLLVIDQFEELLTSPGPGHGSAVPDEDLLVLRQLTEVVESCAAVTVLLVMRNDFYPSLADRAPKLLQAVHPVVDLPPTLTSGELHDIITKPAADAALRFEEGLPQTILTEVLASGRYDTDPDEVRATVLPLLEKTLTLVWENRADNLLTCDAYAKVGRFGGSLAQWQDAVLGQLDERHRSVARRVLALLVRHDQSGKSLDTRRQRSVAALRTLACGPAVDRAAVDRVLTVLADERIITVRSSDESGGTGPPTAELVHDLLIDKWPELRQWAAAYAEFDTWLDHALERAGRWEGSGKGGDLLQGTDLELGRRWRAEFGLPAPAEDFLSRSERRRRWRRIEVAAVGMSAVCVAALAATGVINVGAGGGTGRSGSPAASASAYPGTDGGARTLLTKAGTGADAGLVEALRPRHEDYGAVFRPGLAERAERYYQASTPWPTGPWAKPQQTVLQMWKATSEEIQAGTAPALKYFPGGYARLKDGFRPGLVIYRWKYTEPGEPYGMAFDGLVFVNGHWALFPKPWLALGP encoded by the coding sequence ATGGAGTCCCTGGTCACGTCATCGGCGGATGGGGATCCCGTCGCGGCGAAGCCCTCGGAGCTCGGCGGTCCGGCCGCCGCGGTGGCACAGATCCTCACCGGCGCGGGCGTGGCGGCCGGGGCGGGTTTCCTCGTGCCGGGCGGGGTGGTGGTCACCTGTGCCCATGTCGTGCGTGACGCGGGCCGTGGCCCTGGTGACGAGGTGGAGGTGCGTTTTCCTCAGGCGACGGGGGCTCCGAAGGCCCGGGGAAGAGTGCTCACCGGGCCGTGGCGCCGGCCGGAGGCTGAGGACACGGCTGTCATCCAGCTCGACCAGGCCCCGCCCTTCGTGCCCGAACTACTGGTAGGGCTCGCTCATGGAGCGAAGGGTCGGCCCGCGTGGTCGTTCGGGTTTCCCAGCTCGACGTTCGACGGCGGTCACGAGGGCACGGCGACGGCGGGCGGACCGCTGCGTGTCCTGGACCACTGGGTGCTGCAACTGCACGACGCGAACACCGTGGCGCGCGGATTCAGCGGTGCACCGGTCGTGGACACCCAGACCGGCCTGGTGATCGGGATGGTGACGTCCCTGCCGGGTGCCGATCCGCACCAACGGGGCCTGAACACCGCCTACGCGACGCCCGGCGAGATCCTGCGCGAGGTCTGGCCCGGGCTGAAGCCACTGGATGTCTGCCCGTACCAGGACTTCCGAGCTTTCACGTACGAGAGAGCGAGATGGTTTCACGGGCGTGACCGGGCGAAGGAACAACTGCTGCGTCACCTGGTGGGCAGGCGGCACGGGGTGTTGCTGCAGGGCCCTTCCGGGTCCGGCAAGTCCTCCCTGGTCCAGGCAGGTGTGCTGCCCGAACTGCCCTCTGGCTGGCGGTCGGTGGTCGCGCGTCCCGCACGCGGCCTCGGGGCCGATCTGGAGCGCGCGGGCCTGCCGGGAGCCGCCGGTGGAGGGATCCTGGCGTCGGCCCAGAGGTTTCTCGCGGAGTCCAGCGGCACCGAACATCTGCTGCTCGTGATCGACCAGTTCGAGGAGTTGCTCACCTCCCCGGGCCCAGGTCACGGCTCAGCAGTGCCGGACGAAGACCTCCTCGTGCTGCGCCAGCTCACCGAGGTCGTCGAGTCCTGTGCCGCCGTCACCGTACTGCTCGTCATGCGGAACGACTTCTACCCGAGTCTGGCCGATCGGGCACCGAAACTGCTGCAGGCCGTGCACCCCGTCGTCGATCTGCCGCCGACGCTGACGTCCGGAGAGTTGCACGACATCATCACCAAGCCCGCAGCGGACGCCGCTCTGCGCTTCGAGGAGGGGCTGCCGCAGACGATTCTCACGGAGGTCCTGGCCAGCGGCCGGTACGACACGGACCCCGACGAGGTCCGCGCCACCGTACTTCCGTTGCTGGAGAAGACCTTGACCCTGGTGTGGGAGAACCGCGCCGACAACCTTCTGACGTGTGACGCCTATGCGAAGGTCGGCAGGTTCGGCGGCAGCCTGGCCCAGTGGCAGGACGCCGTCCTGGGCCAGTTGGACGAGCGGCACAGATCGGTGGCCCGGCGCGTCCTCGCTCTCTTGGTGCGCCATGACCAGAGCGGAAAGAGTCTGGATACGCGCAGACAGCGCAGTGTGGCAGCGCTTCGCACGCTGGCCTGCGGCCCCGCTGTCGACAGGGCGGCGGTGGACCGGGTGCTGACGGTCCTGGCCGACGAGCGGATCATCACCGTCCGCTCGTCGGACGAATCCGGTGGGACGGGTCCTCCCACGGCCGAGCTCGTTCATGACCTCCTCATCGACAAATGGCCCGAGCTGCGTCAGTGGGCAGCCGCCTACGCCGAGTTCGACACGTGGCTGGATCACGCGCTGGAGCGGGCCGGGCGGTGGGAGGGCTCCGGGAAAGGGGGTGACCTCTTGCAGGGAACCGATCTGGAGCTCGGACGGCGTTGGCGCGCTGAGTTCGGACTGCCCGCGCCGGCGGAGGATTTCCTGAGCCGCAGCGAACGCCGTCGGCGCTGGCGCCGCATTGAGGTCGCGGCTGTGGGGATGTCTGCCGTGTGCGTTGCCGCTCTCGCGGCCACGGGAGTGATCAACGTGGGTGCCGGAGGTGGCACGGGGCGGTCGGGGAGCCCCGCAGCGTCGGCGAGCGCCTATCCCGGGACCGACGGTGGTGCCAGGACTCTGCTGACAAAGGCCGGTACGGGGGCCGACGCGGGTCTGGTGGAGGCACTGCGACCCAGGCACGAGGACTACGGGGCCGTCTTCCGGCCGGGCTTGGCCGAACGGGCCGAGCGGTACTACCAGGCCTCTACGCCCTGGCCGACCGGGCCCTGGGCCAAACCCCAGCAAACGGTTCTGCAGATGTGGAAGGCCACCAGCGAGGAAATTCAGGCCGGGACGGCGCCGGCCCTGAAGTACTTTCCGGGCGGCTATGCGAGGCTCAAGGACGGCTTCAGGCCAGGGCTGGTCATCTACCGCTGGAAGTACACGGAGCCCGGTGAGCCCTACGGTATGGCCTTCGACGGTCTGGTCTTCGTCAACGGCCACTGGGCGCTGTTCCCCAAGCCGTGGCTTGCGCTGGGTCCGTGA
- a CDS encoding universal stress protein — MRGNGPDRGTGGDVVLGLDFSRPRDALIDYAVEAARAHGGALRVVHTWSPPPRRTGAEAAEEAPLPPPPAPRIYRRNRACSDRDLERHPEAKGQ; from the coding sequence ATGCGGGGGAACGGGCCGGATCGGGGGACGGGGGGCGACGTGGTGCTCGGGCTCGACTTCTCCCGTCCCCGCGACGCGTTGATCGACTACGCCGTCGAAGCCGCCCGGGCGCACGGTGGGGCGCTGCGGGTGGTCCACACCTGGAGTCCGCCGCCTCGCCGCACTGGCGCGGAGGCGGCCGAAGAAGCTCCGTTACCGCCCCCGCCTGCTCCACGGATCTATCGCCGAAACCGGGCCTGTTCCGACCGCGACCTTGAGCGTCACCCCGAAGCGAAAGGTCAGTAG
- a CDS encoding helix-turn-helix transcriptional regulator yields MQVPLYQAKAEFFRMLGHPVRIRVLELLQNGPLPVRDLLTEIDIEPSNLSQQLAVLRRSGIVVSVRDGATVNYSLAGGDVADLLRAARRILTELLVGQSQLLAELRETETSSALPEHGARQPS; encoded by the coding sequence ATGCAGGTACCCCTCTACCAGGCCAAGGCCGAGTTCTTCCGCATGCTCGGACACCCGGTACGCATCCGCGTGCTGGAACTCCTGCAGAACGGCCCCCTCCCCGTACGCGACCTCCTGACCGAGATCGACATCGAACCCTCCAATCTCTCCCAGCAGCTCGCCGTCCTGCGCCGGTCCGGCATCGTGGTGTCGGTCCGGGACGGAGCCACCGTCAACTACTCCCTCGCCGGAGGCGACGTCGCCGACCTCCTGCGTGCCGCACGCCGCATCCTCACCGAACTCCTAGTCGGCCAGAGCCAGCTCCTGGCCGAACTCCGCGAGACCGAAACGAGTTCGGCCTTGCCTGAGCACGGTGCACGCCAGCCGTCCTGA
- a CDS encoding acyl-CoA dehydrogenase family protein, whose amino-acid sequence MNTHTIDTSTPVIPADAYDTTAFYADTDAIATVTNTTTPDAVALPSPDASTAELLAAVQEAGHRAVPAPLSETALVARPLLRRAGLPVPDGPLSYAIAPELTVRYAHPAASPVGSAGCLGDDDTLLVTGTLRRVPWARTALAVVVLAAAPSGPVLFTLTPDQAVLTPATNLAEEPRDDLHLAALEIPAAQIRRISPELLDEARLRAALARSALIAGAAERCVDLTVAHTTARTQFGRPLSRFQAVKQEEARLIEEAALVRAAVQAAATPLDTGGAAAHFAVAAAKTQASASAAEIARIAHQLHGALGITRLHPLHLATTRLWSWRDEDGDETYWAHRLARPLTATTLWPALTTTP is encoded by the coding sequence ATGAACACCCACACGATCGACACCAGCACCCCGGTCATCCCCGCCGACGCCTACGACACCACCGCCTTCTACGCCGATACCGACGCCATCGCCACCGTCACCAACACCACCACCCCCGACGCCGTGGCCCTCCCGTCCCCGGACGCCTCCACCGCCGAACTCCTGGCCGCCGTCCAGGAGGCGGGGCACCGCGCCGTCCCCGCCCCCCTCTCCGAGACCGCCCTGGTCGCCCGTCCGCTGCTGCGCCGCGCCGGGCTCCCCGTTCCCGACGGCCCGCTCAGCTACGCCATCGCCCCCGAGCTCACCGTCCGTTACGCCCACCCAGCCGCCTCCCCCGTCGGCTCGGCCGGCTGCCTGGGCGACGACGACACCCTGCTGGTCACCGGCACCCTGCGCCGCGTCCCCTGGGCGCGCACCGCCCTCGCCGTCGTCGTCCTGGCCGCCGCCCCCTCCGGCCCAGTCCTGTTCACCCTCACCCCCGACCAGGCCGTCCTCACCCCCGCCACCAACCTCGCCGAGGAACCCCGCGACGACCTCCACCTCGCCGCCCTGGAGATCCCCGCCGCACAGATCCGCCGGATCTCCCCCGAACTGCTCGACGAGGCCCGGCTCCGCGCGGCCCTGGCCCGCTCCGCCCTGATCGCCGGAGCCGCCGAACGCTGCGTCGACCTGACGGTCGCCCACACCACCGCCCGCACCCAGTTCGGCCGTCCGCTCAGCCGCTTCCAGGCCGTCAAGCAGGAAGAGGCACGGCTGATCGAGGAGGCCGCCCTGGTCCGCGCCGCCGTCCAGGCCGCCGCCACGCCGCTGGACACCGGCGGCGCGGCCGCCCACTTCGCCGTCGCCGCCGCCAAGACCCAGGCATCCGCCTCGGCCGCCGAGATCGCTCGTATCGCCCACCAACTCCACGGCGCCCTCGGCATCACCCGGCTCCACCCCCTCCACCTCGCCACCACCCGGCTGTGGTCCTGGCGCGACGAAGACGGCGACGAAACCTACTGGGCACACCGCCTGGCTCGCCCTCTCACCGCCACCACCCTGTGGCCCGCACTCACCACCACACCCTGA
- a CDS encoding acyl-CoA dehydrogenase family protein, giving the protein MSPSTLSPIAFPDVVLPESARRLRTEVRAFLDEERTHGTVLGRPDSWLAGWDDGFSRRLAEHGWVGMALPTEYGGAGRGFLERYVVIEELLAAGAPVSAHWVSDRQAGPSILQHGTEEQRRFFLPRIAAGQCFFSIGMSEKSSGSDLASVATRAERTADGWRLTGTKMWTGGAHVNDYAIVLARTNEAEDRHAGLSQFIVDLRAPGVRVEPIHLMSGEHRFNAVHLEGVDVPDGMLLGQRGDGWKQVTGELAFERSGPERYLSTFPLLVSLLRELEQRPGTAEQLTQVGILTARLHSIRRLSLGVTAALDAGASPDIQAALVKDLGTRLEGTLTDTVRSILPTPADPHATPGTHPELLAFALLHSPGYTLRGGTNEILRGIITRGLEQH; this is encoded by the coding sequence ATGTCTCCTTCGACGCTTTCCCCGATCGCCTTCCCCGACGTCGTCCTGCCCGAATCGGCCCGCCGGCTCCGCACCGAGGTCCGCGCCTTTCTCGACGAAGAGCGCACCCACGGCACCGTGCTGGGCCGTCCCGACTCCTGGCTGGCCGGCTGGGACGACGGCTTCAGCCGCCGCCTCGCCGAGCACGGCTGGGTCGGCATGGCCCTGCCCACCGAGTACGGCGGTGCCGGCCGCGGCTTCCTGGAACGCTACGTGGTGATCGAGGAACTCCTCGCCGCTGGTGCCCCCGTCAGCGCCCACTGGGTCTCCGACCGGCAGGCCGGCCCGTCCATCCTCCAGCACGGCACCGAGGAGCAGCGCCGCTTCTTCCTGCCCAGGATCGCCGCCGGGCAGTGCTTCTTCTCCATCGGGATGAGTGAGAAGAGCAGCGGCTCAGATCTCGCCTCGGTCGCCACCCGCGCCGAACGCACCGCCGACGGCTGGCGGTTGACCGGAACCAAGATGTGGACCGGCGGCGCCCACGTCAACGACTACGCCATCGTGCTGGCCCGCACCAACGAGGCCGAGGACAGGCACGCGGGCCTCAGCCAGTTCATCGTCGACCTGCGCGCTCCGGGCGTACGAGTCGAGCCGATCCATCTGATGAGCGGCGAGCACCGCTTCAACGCCGTCCACCTCGAAGGCGTCGACGTCCCCGACGGCATGCTGCTCGGACAGCGAGGCGACGGCTGGAAGCAGGTCACCGGCGAGCTCGCCTTCGAACGCAGCGGCCCGGAACGTTACCTCTCCACCTTCCCTCTGCTCGTCTCCCTGCTCCGCGAACTGGAACAGCGCCCGGGCACGGCCGAACAACTCACCCAGGTCGGCATCCTGACGGCTCGTCTGCACAGCATCCGCCGCCTGTCCCTCGGCGTGACCGCCGCCCTGGACGCCGGAGCCTCGCCCGACATCCAGGCCGCCCTGGTCAAGGACCTCGGCACCCGCCTGGAGGGCACGCTGACCGACACCGTCCGCAGCATCCTGCCGACCCCGGCCGACCCGCACGCCACCCCCGGCACCCACCCCGAACTGCTCGCCTTCGCTCTGCTGCACAGCCCCGGCTACACACTGCGCGGCGGCACCAACGAAATCCTTCGCGGCATCATCACTCGCGGTCTGGAGCAGCACTGA
- a CDS encoding CaiB/BaiF CoA-transferase family protein: MSENPSGPSGRGLLAGVRVVELASVIMGPYAAQQLGDLGADVIKVEPPTGDMTRHYPPRRHPGMGGPALNLNRNKRSAAIDLKAPNGRDALLALLRTADVLITNLRPQALEKLRLGYDDVKAVNPGLIYANAQGFRSDSRYGTHAAYDDIIQAASGLVWLNHQVSGQPHYVPTVLADKICGMQIVQSVLAALHYREHGGTGQHIEVPMADTMLAFNLVEHLGAAALDTDGEFGSPRSLSPERRALRTADGWMCILPHSDRNWRDFTDFVHRPELAADPRFATGPDRARNANAFYPLLAELTRHHTSAEWQDFCDWAGIAAAPVLDLEAAATTAYAQEGGLLYEAEHPTEGRYRVIGRPVRYSADPEPELRPCPRVGQHTDEVLREAGFDPSLLHPAN; encoded by the coding sequence ATGTCTGAGAACCCGAGCGGCCCGTCCGGCCGAGGACTCCTGGCCGGAGTCCGCGTCGTCGAACTGGCCAGCGTGATCATGGGTCCGTACGCAGCCCAGCAGCTCGGCGACCTGGGCGCGGACGTGATCAAGGTCGAGCCGCCCACCGGTGACATGACGCGCCACTACCCGCCGCGGCGCCACCCCGGCATGGGCGGCCCGGCCCTCAACCTGAACCGCAACAAGCGCAGCGCCGCCATCGACCTCAAGGCCCCCAACGGCCGCGACGCCCTGCTCGCCCTGCTGCGCACCGCCGACGTCCTCATCACCAACCTGCGCCCGCAGGCCCTGGAGAAGCTCCGTCTCGGCTACGACGACGTCAAGGCCGTCAACCCCGGCCTGATCTACGCCAATGCCCAGGGTTTCCGCAGCGACAGCCGTTACGGAACGCACGCCGCCTACGACGACATCATCCAGGCGGCCAGCGGCCTGGTCTGGCTCAACCACCAGGTCTCCGGCCAACCCCACTACGTACCCACCGTCCTGGCCGACAAGATCTGCGGCATGCAGATCGTCCAGTCGGTCCTGGCCGCGCTGCACTACCGGGAACACGGCGGCACCGGCCAGCACATCGAGGTCCCCATGGCCGACACCATGCTCGCCTTCAACCTGGTCGAGCACCTGGGCGCGGCCGCCCTGGACACCGACGGGGAATTCGGCTCGCCCCGCTCACTCAGCCCCGAGCGCCGCGCCCTGCGCACCGCCGACGGCTGGATGTGCATCCTGCCGCACAGCGACCGCAACTGGCGGGACTTCACCGACTTCGTCCACCGCCCCGAACTGGCCGCCGACCCGCGCTTCGCCACCGGCCCCGACCGGGCCCGCAATGCCAACGCGTTCTACCCGCTGCTCGCGGAGCTGACACGGCATCACACCAGCGCCGAATGGCAGGACTTCTGCGACTGGGCAGGCATCGCCGCCGCCCCGGTGCTCGACCTGGAAGCCGCCGCCACCACCGCCTACGCCCAGGAGGGCGGCCTGCTCTACGAGGCCGAACACCCCACCGAGGGCCGCTACCGGGTCATCGGCCGCCCGGTGCGCTACTCGGCCGACCCGGAGCCGGAGCTACGGCCCTGCCCGCGCGTCGGCCAGCACACCGACGAGGTACTCCGCGAAGCCGGCTTCGACCCCTCCCTGCTGCACCCCGCGAACTGA
- a CDS encoding CoA transferase has translation MTSNTLTTAEPTPPSSTGEIVSRLLHTLGDPDPARGAEDITVVGTDPLVPSVHRLADAMSAAIGLFGRQAAAVGEMRGHRRQRVEVQAGAAIDQLMATYHTTLSGRPLGALLDDPALLGNNDFYRARDGRWIFLITTYPHLRDAVCSVLKCGLDKVGLARAVADWDAFTLEEAICARGGVACVVRARDEWLAHPVGRYVARRPVVEIERVGDGPVRPLEPIGEADEALTGVRVLDLTHVIAGPVGARLLAQFGADVLHLSRPDRPDPIPMIAMTGGGKRNAYCDLRDAHDRAAFHEVLQDTDVFVHAYRGLARHGASTEELIRRRPGLITLEYHAWGADGPWGERGGFDQLACSATGFAVEEWTDRPSLPPTYLLNDYLAAYLGAAAVATALRRRATEGGSWRIRVTLAGVCHWVQELGLLAREDVLDLPRPGRTPHAALSTTDTDFGPLTEPATPFAYSGRAVPQPGRRSPLGSAALQWR, from the coding sequence ATGACTTCGAACACGCTGACCACGGCCGAGCCGACGCCTCCGTCGTCCACGGGAGAAATCGTCTCCCGGCTGCTGCACACCCTCGGCGACCCTGATCCGGCCCGGGGGGCCGAGGACATCACCGTTGTCGGGACGGATCCCCTGGTGCCCTCGGTGCACCGCCTCGCCGACGCCATGTCGGCCGCGATCGGGCTTTTCGGGCGGCAGGCGGCGGCGGTAGGTGAAATGCGCGGTCACCGACGCCAGAGGGTGGAGGTGCAGGCCGGGGCCGCGATCGACCAGCTCATGGCGACGTATCACACGACGCTGTCGGGGCGCCCGCTCGGCGCTCTGCTCGACGATCCGGCGCTGCTCGGCAACAACGACTTCTACCGGGCGCGCGACGGCCGGTGGATCTTCCTCATCACCACCTATCCGCACCTACGCGACGCGGTGTGCTCCGTGCTGAAGTGCGGGCTCGACAAGGTGGGGCTCGCGCGGGCCGTGGCCGACTGGGACGCCTTCACGCTGGAAGAGGCCATCTGCGCGCGGGGCGGCGTCGCCTGCGTGGTGCGCGCCCGGGACGAGTGGCTCGCGCATCCCGTGGGGCGGTACGTCGCGCGGCGCCCGGTCGTCGAGATCGAACGCGTCGGTGACGGACCGGTGCGGCCTCTGGAGCCGATCGGCGAGGCCGACGAGGCGCTCACAGGCGTACGGGTGCTCGATCTCACCCATGTCATCGCAGGTCCCGTCGGGGCGCGGCTCCTCGCCCAGTTCGGCGCCGACGTGCTGCACCTGTCGCGTCCCGACCGCCCCGACCCGATCCCGATGATCGCGATGACCGGCGGCGGCAAGCGCAACGCCTACTGCGACCTGCGCGACGCCCACGACCGTGCGGCCTTCCACGAGGTGCTCCAGGACACGGACGTCTTCGTGCACGCCTACCGGGGACTCGCCCGGCACGGGGCGTCGACCGAGGAGCTCATCCGGCGCCGCCCCGGACTCATCACCCTCGAATACCACGCCTGGGGCGCCGACGGCCCCTGGGGCGAACGCGGCGGGTTCGACCAACTCGCCTGTTCGGCAACCGGATTCGCCGTCGAGGAGTGGACCGACCGGCCGTCGCTGCCGCCGACGTACCTGCTCAACGACTACCTCGCCGCCTACCTCGGGGCCGCCGCCGTGGCAACGGCCCTGCGCCGGCGTGCGACGGAGGGCGGCTCGTGGCGGATCCGCGTGACCTTGGCCGGGGTATGCCACTGGGTGCAGGAACTGGGGCTGCTGGCGCGGGAGGACGTACTCGACCTGCCCCGGCCCGGGCGCACGCCGCACGCCGCGCTGTCGACCACCGATACCGACTTCGGCCCGCTCACCGAACCGGCGACCCCGTTCGCCTACAGCGGGCGCGCGGTCCCACAGCCCGGCCGGCGTTCCCCGCTCGGGTCTGCCGCGCTCCAGTGGCGCTGA
- a CDS encoding helix-turn-helix domain-containing protein — protein sequence MSEHGRRRRHRTVDRVAWILEAAARAPGGVTVAEVARTVGAPASSVQDLVNGLVATGFLLEQHGRFRLGPAPHVLNLIAGRVVPRIGQAELDELSHVAGTPVLLTVRVGLDAVHLARGGEDEIPRLVPLADEHVARPLLRTAAGRLLLAFTDEAERRGLLDELARHDPEAVAEFRRALPAIRASRISRSEGLADPEVSALAIPVTDGPAVTGALVLMHRRRGRSERLSLDRAAARLLAHIQEGRT from the coding sequence ATGAGCGAGCATGGCCGTCGGCGGCGTCACCGTACGGTGGACCGGGTCGCATGGATCCTGGAGGCCGCCGCGCGGGCGCCGGGCGGGGTAACCGTGGCCGAGGTGGCGCGGACGGTCGGGGCGCCGGCGAGTTCGGTGCAGGATCTGGTCAACGGCCTTGTCGCGACGGGCTTTCTGCTGGAGCAGCACGGGCGCTTCAGGCTCGGGCCCGCCCCGCACGTCCTCAACCTCATCGCCGGCCGGGTCGTCCCGCGGATCGGGCAGGCCGAGCTCGACGAGCTGAGCCACGTCGCGGGCACCCCGGTGTTGCTCACGGTGCGGGTCGGGCTCGACGCCGTGCACCTTGCGCGCGGCGGCGAGGACGAGATTCCGCGCCTCGTGCCACTCGCCGACGAGCACGTGGCCCGGCCGCTGCTGCGTACCGCCGCGGGCCGTCTGCTGCTGGCCTTCACCGACGAGGCGGAGCGCCGTGGGCTGCTCGACGAGCTCGCCCGCCATGACCCCGAGGCGGTCGCCGAGTTCCGCCGCGCTCTTCCGGCGATCCGCGCGTCGCGGATCAGCCGCAGCGAGGGTCTGGCCGATCCAGAGGTCAGCGCGCTGGCGATCCCCGTCACCGACGGCCCCGCCGTCACAGGTGCTCTTGTGCTGATGCACCGGCGCCGCGGCCGCTCGGAGCGGCTGAGTCTGGACCGGGCGGCGGCCCGGCTCCTCGCGCACATCCAGGAGGGGCGGACGTGA
- a CDS encoding class I SAM-dependent methyltransferase, with protein MTDEQERVRPSGVWATAVGVARVRALETERENALFRDPLAQAFATAGGLGPSSQPLPGEAAELRRLAVSFSIVIRTKFLDDLLRQACESGVRQVVLLGAGMDSRAFRMDWPEGTRLFEVDTAAPLDFKASVLCQERAVARCERITVAADLREDWPAALAAAGHDPTLPTAWIAEGLLIYLTEEAVELLLNRISAHSAPGSRIGLTLSPRGVIERFRADAAPGSAASMWLSEMPDDPVDWLAGHGWQATCHTLRERAGAYGRPITTPPQPQEQPGQLVSAVRR; from the coding sequence ATGACTGATGAGCAGGAGCGGGTGCGGCCGTCGGGAGTGTGGGCCACGGCGGTGGGAGTGGCCAGGGTGCGGGCGCTGGAGACCGAGCGGGAGAACGCACTGTTTCGCGACCCGCTGGCACAGGCCTTCGCCACCGCCGGCGGCCTGGGGCCTTCTTCGCAGCCATTGCCCGGTGAAGCCGCAGAACTCCGCCGACTGGCCGTGTCCTTTTCCATCGTCATCAGGACGAAGTTCCTCGACGACCTGTTGCGGCAGGCCTGTGAGTCCGGGGTGCGGCAGGTCGTGCTGCTCGGCGCCGGCATGGACAGCCGGGCCTTCCGGATGGACTGGCCCGAGGGCACCCGGCTGTTCGAGGTCGACACCGCCGCACCCTTGGACTTCAAGGCGTCGGTACTGTGCCAGGAGCGAGCCGTCGCGCGCTGCGAGCGGATCACCGTCGCGGCGGATCTGCGCGAGGACTGGCCCGCCGCGCTGGCCGCCGCAGGACACGACCCGACCCTGCCGACCGCATGGATCGCCGAAGGGCTCCTGATCTACCTGACCGAGGAAGCGGTGGAACTGCTGCTGAACCGGATCAGCGCGCACTCGGCGCCGGGCAGCCGGATCGGGCTGACATTGAGCCCGCGCGGCGTGATCGAACGCTTCCGCGCGGACGCCGCGCCGGGATCGGCGGCATCCATGTGGCTCTCGGAAATGCCCGACGACCCAGTGGACTGGCTGGCCGGACACGGCTGGCAGGCCACCTGCCACACCCTGCGCGAACGCGCTGGCGCCTACGGCCGCCCGATCACCACCCCACCGCAGCCCCAGGAACAGCCCGGCCAACTGGTCTCGGCGGTCCGGCGGTAG